In one Phalacrocorax carbo chromosome 16, bPhaCar2.1, whole genome shotgun sequence genomic region, the following are encoded:
- the ARHGAP44 gene encoding rho GTPase-activating protein 44 isoform X1, giving the protein MKKQFNRMRQLANQTVGRAEKTEVLSEDLLQVEKRLELVKQVSHSTHKKLTACLQGQQGVDADKRSKKLPLTTLAQCLMEGSAVLGDDSLLGKMLRLCGEAEDKLAQELIHFELQVERDVIEPLFVLAEVEIPNIQKQRKHLAKLVLDMDSSRTRWQQSAKSSGLASNLQPSGAKADALREEMEEAANRVEICRDQLSADMYNFVAKEVDYANYFQTLIEVQAEYHRKSLALLQNVLPQIKAQQEAWMEKPSFGKPLEEHLAVSGREIAFPVEACVTMLLECGMQEEGLFRVAPSASKLKKLKAALDCCVVDVQEYSADPHAIAGALKSYLRELPEPLMTFELYEEWIQASNIPEQEKRLQALWSACEKLPKANYNNIRYLIKFLAKLTEYQDMNKMTPSNVAIVLGPNLLWPQADGNMTEMMTTVSLQIVGIIEPLIQHADWFFPGDIEFNVTGNYGSPMHVNHNANYSSMPSPDMDHADRRQHDQARRPLSVATDNMMLEFYKKDGLRKIQSMGVRVMDTSWVARRGTSAVRKASSTPPAAQPPAPPAELPATPHSPIPEQSPDTSATPSPPPTSFGFPPGAERISTPRPQEPSPGAGQHRGPPPPAQQSPHALRKGLLRFEVPSLHVPPDAALCRDPPEAPQRLSGKGPAARQEEEEESESTAL; this is encoded by the exons GGCTGAGAAGACGGAGGTTTTGAGCGAAGATCTCCTGCAG GTGGAGAAGCGCCTGGAGCTGGTGAAGCaagtctcccacagcacccacaaGAAGCTGACGGCATGTCTGCAGGGCCAGCAAGGCGTGGACGCCGACAAGCGCTCG AAGAAGCTGCCGCTGACGACGCTGGCGCAGTGCTTGATGGAGGGGTCGGCTGTGCTGGGTGACGACTCCCTGCTGGG GAAGATGCTGCGGCTGTGCGGGGAGGCGGAGGACAAGCTGGCCCAAGAGCTCATTCACTTCGAGCTGCAGGTGGAGAGGGACGTCATCGAGCCCCTCTTCGTGCTGGCCGAG GTTGAAATCCCGAATATCCAAAAGCAGAGGAAGCACTTGGCGAAGCTTGTGCTGGACATGGACTCCTCCAGGACGCG GTGGCAGCAGTCCGCAAAGTCCTCGGGTTTGGCCAGCAACCTGCAGCCCTCGGGCGCCAAAGCCGACGCTCTcagggaggagatggaggaggcGGCCAACAGAGTGGAGATTTGCAGG GACCAGCTCTCGGCTGACATGTACAATTTTGTGGCCAAAGAAGTAGACTATGCAAACTATTTTCAAACC CTGATCGAGGTGCAGGCAGAGTACCATCGGAAGTCCTTAGCGCTTCTGCAGAATGTCCTGCCTCAAATTAAAGCCCAGCAGG AGGCGTGGATGGAGAAGCCCTCCTTCGGGAAGCCCTTGGAGGAGCACCTGGCCGTCAGCGGGCGGGAGATCGCCTTCCCCGTGGAGGCGTGCGTGACGATGCTGCTGGAGTGCGGCATGCAGGAGGAG GGTCTCTTCCGAGTGGCTCCCTCGGCCTCCAAGCTGAAGAAGCTCAAGGCTGCCCTGGACTGCTGCGTGGTGGACGTGCAGGAGTACTCGGCCGACCCACATGCCATCGCAG GAGCTCTCAAGTCCTACCTGCGGGAGCTGCCGGAGCCCCTCATGACGTTTGAGCTGTACGAGGAGTGGATCCAGGCCTCCAA CATCCCGGAGCAGGAGAAGCGGCTGCAGGCTCTCTGGAGCGCCTGCGAGAAGCTTCCCAAAGCCAACTACAACAACATCAG GTACCTGATTAAATTCCTGGCCAAGCTGACCGAGTACCAAGACATGAACAAAATGACGCCGAGCAACGTGGCCATCGTGCTGGGGCCCAACCTCCTCTGGCCGCAGGCAGACGG GAACATGACGGAGATGATGACGACCGTCTCGCTGCAGATCGTGGGCATCATCGAGCCGCTCATCCAGCACGCTGACTGGTTCTTCCCTGGAG ACATCGAGTTTAACGTGACAGGCAACTACGGCAGCCCCATGCACGTCAACCACAACGCCAACTACAGCTCCATGCCCTCCCCGGACATGGACCACGCGGACCGCCGGCAGCACGACCAGGCGCGGCGGCCCCTCAGCGTCGCCACGGACAACATGATGCTGGAGTTTTACAAGAAGGATGG CCTTAGGAAAATCCAAAG CATGGGCGTCAGGGTGATGGACACCTCGTGGGTAGCTCGCCGAGGCACCTCAGCAGTGCGCAAGGCGTCCTCCACCCCGCCGGCCGCTCAGCCCCCCGCGCCACCCGCCGAGCTCCCCGCCACGCCCCACTCGCCCATTCCCGAGCAATCACCGGACACTTCAGCTACCCCTTCCCCGCCTCCCACCAGTTTCGGCTTCCCCCCGGGAGCCGAGCGGATAAG cacccccaggccccaGGAGCCCTCCCCGGGGGCCGGGCAGCACcggggcccccccccgcccgcccagCAGAGCCCGCACGCCCTGCGCAAAG GTCTGCTCCGTTTTGAGGTCCCCTCCCTCCACGTCCCTCCGGATGCCGCCCTGTGCCGGGACCCGCCGGAGGCACCGCAGAGACTCTCGGGGAAGGGCCCGGCTGCccggcaggaggaggaggaggaatcgGAGAGCACAGCCCTATGA
- the ARHGAP44 gene encoding rho GTPase-activating protein 44 isoform X2: protein MKKQFNRMRQLANQTVGRAEKTEVLSEDLLQVEKRLELVKQVSHSTHKKLTACLQGQQGVDADKRSKKLPLTTLAQCLMEGSAVLGDDSLLGKMLRLCGEAEDKLAQELIHFELQVERDVIEPLFVLAEVEIPNIQKQRKHLAKLVLDMDSSRTRWQQSAKSSGLASNLQPSGAKADALREEMEEAANRVEICRDQLSADMYNFVAKEVDYANYFQTLIEVQAEYHRKSLALLQNVLPQIKAQQEAWMEKPSFGKPLEEHLAVSGREIAFPVEACVTMLLECGMQEEGLFRVAPSASKLKKLKAALDCCVVDVQEYSADPHAIAGALKSYLRELPEPLMTFELYEEWIQASNIPEQEKRLQALWSACEKLPKANYNNIRYLIKFLAKLTEYQDMNKMTPSNVAIVLGPNLLWPQADGNMTEMMTTVSLQIVGIIEPLIQHADWFFPGDIEFNVTGNYGSPMHVNHNANYSSMPSPDMDHADRRQHDQARRPLSVATDNMMLEFYKKDGLRKIQSMGVRVMDTSWVARRGTSAVRKASSTPPAAQPPAPPAELPATPHSPIPEQSPDTSATPSPPPTSFGFPPGAERIRSAPF, encoded by the exons GGCTGAGAAGACGGAGGTTTTGAGCGAAGATCTCCTGCAG GTGGAGAAGCGCCTGGAGCTGGTGAAGCaagtctcccacagcacccacaaGAAGCTGACGGCATGTCTGCAGGGCCAGCAAGGCGTGGACGCCGACAAGCGCTCG AAGAAGCTGCCGCTGACGACGCTGGCGCAGTGCTTGATGGAGGGGTCGGCTGTGCTGGGTGACGACTCCCTGCTGGG GAAGATGCTGCGGCTGTGCGGGGAGGCGGAGGACAAGCTGGCCCAAGAGCTCATTCACTTCGAGCTGCAGGTGGAGAGGGACGTCATCGAGCCCCTCTTCGTGCTGGCCGAG GTTGAAATCCCGAATATCCAAAAGCAGAGGAAGCACTTGGCGAAGCTTGTGCTGGACATGGACTCCTCCAGGACGCG GTGGCAGCAGTCCGCAAAGTCCTCGGGTTTGGCCAGCAACCTGCAGCCCTCGGGCGCCAAAGCCGACGCTCTcagggaggagatggaggaggcGGCCAACAGAGTGGAGATTTGCAGG GACCAGCTCTCGGCTGACATGTACAATTTTGTGGCCAAAGAAGTAGACTATGCAAACTATTTTCAAACC CTGATCGAGGTGCAGGCAGAGTACCATCGGAAGTCCTTAGCGCTTCTGCAGAATGTCCTGCCTCAAATTAAAGCCCAGCAGG AGGCGTGGATGGAGAAGCCCTCCTTCGGGAAGCCCTTGGAGGAGCACCTGGCCGTCAGCGGGCGGGAGATCGCCTTCCCCGTGGAGGCGTGCGTGACGATGCTGCTGGAGTGCGGCATGCAGGAGGAG GGTCTCTTCCGAGTGGCTCCCTCGGCCTCCAAGCTGAAGAAGCTCAAGGCTGCCCTGGACTGCTGCGTGGTGGACGTGCAGGAGTACTCGGCCGACCCACATGCCATCGCAG GAGCTCTCAAGTCCTACCTGCGGGAGCTGCCGGAGCCCCTCATGACGTTTGAGCTGTACGAGGAGTGGATCCAGGCCTCCAA CATCCCGGAGCAGGAGAAGCGGCTGCAGGCTCTCTGGAGCGCCTGCGAGAAGCTTCCCAAAGCCAACTACAACAACATCAG GTACCTGATTAAATTCCTGGCCAAGCTGACCGAGTACCAAGACATGAACAAAATGACGCCGAGCAACGTGGCCATCGTGCTGGGGCCCAACCTCCTCTGGCCGCAGGCAGACGG GAACATGACGGAGATGATGACGACCGTCTCGCTGCAGATCGTGGGCATCATCGAGCCGCTCATCCAGCACGCTGACTGGTTCTTCCCTGGAG ACATCGAGTTTAACGTGACAGGCAACTACGGCAGCCCCATGCACGTCAACCACAACGCCAACTACAGCTCCATGCCCTCCCCGGACATGGACCACGCGGACCGCCGGCAGCACGACCAGGCGCGGCGGCCCCTCAGCGTCGCCACGGACAACATGATGCTGGAGTTTTACAAGAAGGATGG CCTTAGGAAAATCCAAAG CATGGGCGTCAGGGTGATGGACACCTCGTGGGTAGCTCGCCGAGGCACCTCAGCAGTGCGCAAGGCGTCCTCCACCCCGCCGGCCGCTCAGCCCCCCGCGCCACCCGCCGAGCTCCCCGCCACGCCCCACTCGCCCATTCCCGAGCAATCACCGGACACTTCAGCTACCCCTTCCCCGCCTCCCACCAGTTTCGGCTTCCCCCCGGGAGCCGAGCGGATAAG GTCTGCTCCGTTTTGA